In Helianthus annuus cultivar XRQ/B chromosome 8, HanXRQr2.0-SUNRISE, whole genome shotgun sequence, a single genomic region encodes these proteins:
- the LOC110872230 gene encoding mannan endo-1,4-beta-mannosidase 2: MMGSNSLVWPILGFASILVFVYLSFGGLLSVNYKNDPRLSFVERNGTNFVVDGKVLYVNGWNSYWFMEHAVVDHSRPRIREMLQAAAKMGLTVCRTWAFNDGDYNALQVAPGQFDERVFKALDYVIAEARQVGIRLLFSLVNNLQAYGGKTKYVKWAWDEGVGLSASNDSFFFDPSIRLYFKNYVKTILTRKNTITGVVYRDDPTIFGWELINEPRCITDASGDTLQDWIEEMSSFVKSIDRKHLLTIGLEGFYGPNSPKKDTVNPEFWAADLGADFIRNSAPSTVDFASVHIYPDHWFKKKTLEGKLMFVAKWMRSHIEDGDQVLKKPVMFTEFGLSDLNKGFDPLQRDRFYKTVFDVIYESAKKKGAGGGSFAWQFFVEGMEDYNDDFGIVPWKRASTYEIIIQHTCRLAKAHGTIASQKEKLKRLCNQR, from the exons ATGATGGGTAGCAATAGTTTGGTTTGGCCAATACTTGGATTTGCATCCATCCTTGTGTTTGTTTACTTGTCTTTTGGGGGTTTGTTGAGTGTAAATTACAAAAATGACCCCAGGTTGAGTTTTGTGGAGAGGAATGGGACTAATTTTGTTGTGGATGGGAAAGTGTTGTATGTGAATGGATGGAATTCATATTGGTTTATGGAGCATGCTGTTGTTGATCATAGCCGGCCAAGGATCAGGGAGATGCTTCAGGCTGCAGCCAAAATGGGCCTCACTGTCTGCAGAACTTGGGCTTTTAATGATGGTGACTATAATGCCCTTCAGGTTGCTCCTGGACAGTTTGATGAGAGAGTTTTCAAGGCCTTGGATTATGTGATTGCTGAAGCAAGACAAGTTGGAATCAGGCttttgtttagtttggttaaTAATCTCCAAGCGTATGGCGGCAAGACTAAGTATGTGAAATGGGCATGGGATGAAGGTGTCGGCTTGAGTGCCTCGAATGACTCGTTCTTCTTTGATCCATCAATTCGCCTTTATTTTAAGAATTATGTCAAG ACCATCTTGACTAGAAAGAACACCATCACTGGAGTCGTATACCGCGATGATCCCACCATTTTTGGGTGGGAGTTGATCAACGAGCCCCGTTGCATTACTGATGCATCCGGTGATACTTTACAA GATTGGATAGAAGAGATGTCTTCTTTTGTTAAGTCAATTGATAGGAAACACTTGTTGACCATTGGTCTCGAAGGGTTTTACGGTCCTAATAGTCCTAAGAAAGATACCGTCAATCCTGAATTTTGGGCTGCTGATCTTGGAGCTGATTTTATACGTAACTCTGCACCCTCAACCGTCGACTTTGCATCTGTTCATATTTATCCTGACCATTG GTTTAAAAAGAAGACTCTTGAAGGAAAACTAATGTTTGTGGCCAAATGGATGCGCTCTCACATCGAAGACGGtgatcaagtgctgaagaaaccTGTGATGTTTACAGAATTTGGTTTATCAGATCTAAACAAAGGTTTCGACCCTCTGCAACGAGACCGATTCTACAAAACTGTTTTTGATGTAATCTATGAATCTGCAAAGAAAAAGGGGGCCGGGGGAGGATCGTTTGCGTGGCAGTTCTTCGTTGAGGGAATGGAAGATTATAATGATGATTTCGGGATAGTGCCATGGAAGAGAGCTTCGACTTACGAGATTATAATCCAGCATACGTGCAGGTTAGCTAAAGCTCATGGGACGATTGCATCGCAAAAAGAAAAGTTGAAGCGCCTTTGTAATCAGCGATGA